A segment of the Ignavibacteriota bacterium genome:
CGGCGGTCAGTTCTCCGAGCGAAGCCATTTTCTCGGCGTGAATCAACTGCTGCTGCCGCATCTGCAGCTCGTCGTAGGCGACCTGTATCTCGCGGTTCTTCTGCTGTTCCACCTCCGAAATTCTTCTGTGCGCCTCGGCGTCGCGCCGGGCCTGCTCGGCGTCACGCGCGATATCGAGCGCGTCCTCGAGACGGCGGTACAGTTGCGCGTTGTGCAGGGAGATCGCTATCTGCTGCGTGAGCAGGCGCAGCGGCGCGAGTATGTCGTCGGGGAACACGTCCTCCGTACCGCAATGATCGAGGTACAGGATGCCAAGCAGCGCGCCGCGTGCGCGCAGCGGGAGGCAGAGCACCGACCGCGGCCGGCAGCCGATGTAGGCCGGATCGTGGCGGTAGGGATCGAGCGCGGGACCTTGCAGCACCAGCACCTCGCCGGTGCGCGCAACCGACCGCACGACCGACGCCAGGATGCCGCTCTCCGTCGAAAGCGGCGCACCCTGCACGAGCCGCACCGTGTCGCTGTTGATGGTGGCCTCGGCATCGATGCGCCAGTCGCCCTGTCGTTCACTCAGGAGCGCGCCACGTTCGGCCCCCGCATGCCGGAGCACGATGCGCATCAGCGTGCGCATCAATTCGGGAAGCATGATTTCGCTCGATATCGCCTGCACCGCCTGCAACAGCGACTCGGTGTCGAGATTCACCATCGTTGTAGGTCGGCCCTCGCGGGACGCGCGACCAGAATCGACCGCCGACGCGATGCGGCGCTCCTCACGCGCGCGCAACTCGGCGGCCTTGGGCAGCGCGCCCCACGCCTCGTACGCGCCGACGGCCTCGAGCAGCAGGCCGTGCGCGCGTTCCTCGTCGCCGCGTTCGATGGCGTGCCGTGCCGCCCTTTCGCAGGCGAGCGCTTCCATGTGCAGGAAGCCCGCATTCCGCGCCGCGTTGACGGCACGGTCGTACAGGGCCTGCGCCTGCGTGTCGCCCGCAGCCGCGGCCAATTCTGCCGTGATCAGCGTCCACTTGTCCTCGAAATTCGCGGGACACCGCCGCATCCATCCCTCAAGACGGCGGAGTGAACGCAGGACCACGGTGCGCAGCCGCGCGGCCGCGGCGGATTCGCCCTGGTCCTGCAACAACACGGCCGCTGCGAGGCCGCGGTAGAAATGATACTCGGCGATGACGATCATGCCGCTTGCCAGCGGCAGAAGCGGTGCGATGGTATCGGCCAAAGCGGAGACATCCTCGAATCGTCCGAGCACGCAGAAATGCCGCATGCGGTTCACGCTCGCGACGAGATACGGCAGTCGTGTGGCGGCGGATTGCATCGCCGCTTCCACCACAAACGTGTCGAACGTGTCGTCGTCCAAAATGCCGGGGCCCGACGTACGCCCCAACAGTGAAACAACGATCTGCCGCAGGTAGCGCATCGTGAGCAGTCCGCGCGTCTCGCCGCACTGCTCGAGGATGTCGGCATGCCGTTCGCACTGCCGCAGGAGTTCCTCGAGCTTCAGGCCCGTGAAGAACTGCGAGTAGGTCAGGAGCAGGACGCTGTATCCCGCGAACACCCTGTTGCCGCTTTCCATCGCGAGCCGGTGGCTCGTCTCGAGCAGCGGCTGCGCGCCGGCGGCGGGTTTGAACCAGTGGTGGACGAAGCCGCCCGACATCATCAGACTGCGGCTTTCGGCGGCGACGTCGGCGAATCTCCGCGCGACCGCGATACCGGCCTCGGCGAGTTCGAGGGGCACGCTGCCCGCCTGATCCATCGCACCGTACAGGGCCGCGAGTCCGCTGTACCCGTAGCTCGACGCGGCGGTGTTGCCGTGCTGCATCGAGATGGACGCGATCTCGAGACACATGAGCGCGTATAGGGGCGGGCGCGTCAGCAGCGCCGCCGCTCCCGCGTGTTCAAGCAGCGTGGTGACATGGCGTTTGTTTTCGTCACGCACGTCGGGCAGGTGCACGAGCCCTTCGATGTCGGTGCGCATCAGCTCGGGCAGGCGCGCGCGTAGAGTCATAAACGCGGCGCGTTCCGAGACGGCCGTCGGGATCTCCGCACCCAGGCGCGCGAGGCCGCGCGCGGCGAGATCGATCGCGTCGCCGTAACGGCCAGCCGAGGTGCATAACAGGATCAGGCGCGAGACGATGTCGAAGTACTCGCCGTCGCCTGCGGCGCGCGCAAGCAGGCCGTGATACCGCTGCTCGGCGTCCGCGAGTTGGCCCAGTTGATATTCGCCCTCGGCGAGTTCGCGCTGCACGTCGCGCGCGAGCGCGCGGCCGTCGTCGCCGGGACAGGACTCCACCACCTGCTCCGCGCGGCGCAGCAGCTCCACCGCCGCGTCGGCCGCGCCATTGCGCCGCACAAAACGCGCGGCCCGCAGCGAAAGCCGCACGAGTCCGAGGCGCTCCTGTTCGTCGTCAATCAGGAACGCCGCGGCGTGAAGATGCGCGGCGATGTCGAAAACCACGTCGTCGCGCGGCGTGCTGCCGGCGGCGCGCAGCATGGCGCGTCCGATGCGCAGGCGCGCGCGCACGACATCGCGCTGCGGATCCGCGTTCAGCACCGACTGCCGCAGACTCTCGTGCGCGAAGCGGTAGCGCATGTCGTAGGTGCCCGAGAGGAACGTGGCGGGTGCGGACGAATACTCCTCGCGCAGAATTGCGCGGACCTCGCCGTCGGGCAACAGCAGTCCCGCCCGCAGCAGTGGCTGAAGATCGAGCAGTACCGCCGGGAGCGGCGCGGGCAATGTGACCGCGAGCACCGCGGCGTCGCAGTCCATCCCCGCGCAGGCGCACCACCACAGCAGTTCGCGCGAGGCCGCGGGCAGCAGCGCAATACGCGCGGCGGCCGACGAGCCCGACGGCGTGGCGCTCACACGCGCGGCGTCCCACACCCAGCGTCCTTCGGACGTGTCGTGACGCAGCGCGCCCTGCGCGTGCAGGGTCTGTAGGAGCTGCGCGATCTCGAGCGGACTGCCGCCGGTACGAATCTGCATGAGGCGCGCAAGTGGCGCGATCTCGTCGGGGTTCGCGCCGAGCGCTTCGCAGAGAAGACTGTGAATTGCAGGCTCGGTGAGTCCGCCGAGCTGTTGCTTCGAAAACACATACGCCGTGTCACCACCCTCGGCGGCGCGCACGAGGGCTGAGAGTCCGGGCGCCTCGTCCATGCGGGCCTCGTCGCAGGCCGCGAGTATCAACAGACGCGCGTCCTCGTCGGTGAGAACGGCGCCGAGGAGTTCGACCGAGGCCGCGTCGGCATTGTGCAGATCGTCGAGCGCGAGCACGAGGTGCAGGTGCGCCGAGGCCACGCGCAGGAAGGCGCGCAGCGCGTGCGACACGCGCCGCGCCGCGTCGATGTCGGCCCCGGGTGCGTCGTTCACCGCCCCGAGCACAGTTTCGAGTTCGGGCAGAAAATGCAGCAGTGTCGCGGCATTACTCCCGGCGGCGGCCCGCAACTGCGCGCGCACACGCCGCAGCCGCCGCTCCTCGAGTCCGAGTATCGCGAGCGCGACGACGCGCAGCGCCTGCTTCAGGCCCGAGTAGGGGGCGGTGTCGAGTCCGGCGTCGAAGCGCCCGAGTGCAAACACCGAGTATTCGCCGCGCATCACCCACGTGCTCCGGTGCAGCACCGCGGTCTTGCCGATGCCCGGCTCGCCGGTAAGCAGTATCATCTCGCGCGCACCCTCGCTGCTGCGCACGGCGGCGCGTTCGATCCACGTGATGACGGCGTCGCGGCCGAAGAGTGTGTCGGGGAAACGCGGCACGACGGCGGCGGGCGCCGCGTCGGGAAACACGCCGCGGCGGCGGCTCCCGAGTTCGCGCAGCAGCGGATCGAGGGCCTCGCCCGCGGCGCGGGCCGAGGGGAATCGCGCCGACGGCGACTTCTCGAGGAGTCGCGCGACGAAGTCCGCCAACGCATCGGGGAGTTCCGGACGCAGATCGGTGACACGGGGCGGCGTTTTTGCGAGGTGCAGATGGAACAACTCCGACGCGTCGTCGCTTGTGAACGGTCGCGTGGCGGTGAGTGCCTCGAACAACGTGACGCCGAAGGAATAGAGATCGGAGCGGTTGTCGACGGGTGTGCGCGTGCGCCCGGTCTGTTCGGGCGAGAAGTACGCGGCGGCCGACACGTCGCGCGGCCTGCGCGACGCGGTGTCGGTGATGGATCCGGTAAAGCCGGCCTGGTCGAAATCGACGAGCTGCGCGGGAGTGCCGTTGCCTGATACGATGATGTTCGAGGGATTGATGTCGAGGTGCACGATGCCCTCGGAGTGCAGCGCGTCGAGGGCGCGCAGCATGTCGGCGGCCATGTCGGCGGCACGCGCGGGAGCGAGGGGTCCGGCGCGCAGTTCGCGGTCGAGCGACGATCCGCCCGTATCGCGAAGGATGAGCGCGTGGCGATCCGGGAAACGCTCGTACGAGAGCGCGGACGCGATCTCGTCGCGGTCGAAGCGGCGCAGCAGCTCGTACTCGCGCACGCGCATCGCAAACTCCTCGTAGGCAACCGCGCGCAGGCGGAACTGCTTGACGATCACATCGGCGCCGTCGCGCGTGCGGACGCACCGCGCTACCGAGCCGCGCGCACTGCGGTGCAAGACTTCGTGGATCTCGTATCCAGGACATTCCGTCATGGAAACTCTCCTCGGGCGGGACTGTGTGGAAAAAAGAAGATACACGGAATCCTAATTGTTGTCAATTCGTCCGAATTGGATCCGTGTGCAACGTCATTGCGAGGTTCTCGCGGGGGGCTGTATATTTCCGTCACACAGGCATCACGATCATTCACCATTCCGCAGCCGCCATGAGAAAGTCCGTCGACGATTCAGCGGGAGAGCGGATACGCAGCGCGGCAGAGTGCGGGGATAACGCGTCATGAAAACCATCGGCATCATCTTCGGCATGGAGAACACGTTTCCGGGCGGAGTTGTGGATCGCATCAACGGCATGCGGCTCGACGGCATCACGGCCGAGTTTGTGAAGACGGGCGGCGTGTTCGATCTGCGTCCGGTCCGCTACGATGTGATCATCGACCGTATCTCGCACGACATTCCGTTCTACCGATCCTTTCTGAAACATGCCGCATTGCAGGGCTGCTGCGTGATCAACGATCCCTTCTGGTGGTCGGCCGACGACAAATTCATCGACATCCTGCTCGCCTCACGCGCGGGCGTGTCGGTCCCGCGCACGGTGATACTGCCGAGTCGCGAGCATCCGCCGAACACCACATCCGCGTCGATGCGGAATCTCGAGTATCCTTTGAACTGGGACGAGATCTTCGCCTATGTCGGTTTTCCGCTCTTCATGAAACCCCATGACGGCGGGGGCTGGCGCGACGTCTATAAAATTCACACGCCCGAGGAATTGTTCTACCACTACAATCAGAGCGGGGCGCAGTGTATGATGTTGCAGGAGGCCATCGAATACGAGGCCTACTACCGCTGCTACTGTGTGGGAAAACGCGAGGTGCGCATCATGCCGTACGCGCCGCATCACCCGATGCATCTACGGTACATGGTGGAGTATCACAACCAGCCCGCGGCGCTGTTCGAGCGGATGCACCGCGACACCATCGCGGTGAATGCCGCGCTCGGGTACGACCTCAACACCGTCGAGTTCGCCGTCCGCAACGGCGTGCCGTACGCGATCGACTACATGAATCCGGCGCCGGATTGTGATCTGTATTCCGTGGGGCAGGACAATTTCGAATGGGTTGTCGACGCCGTCGCGCGCCTCGCCGTCGATTGTCTCCTTCACGAACGAAAAAATGCGGTGTACACTGAAAAGGCACCTGACTCCTGAAACGATTCTGTTGTCTCCTCACACCCGCGTCAGGATACAGGAGGAAGGAGTCAGGAGACACGGGCGAGGTAAAATCCTGTCTCCTGTATCCTGATTCCTCACACCCGCGTTAGGAGACAGGAGGAAGGAGTCAGGAGACACGGGCGAGCCAAACTCCTGTCTCCTGTATCCTGATTCCTCACACCCGCGTTAGGAGACAGGAGGAAGGAGTCAGGAGACACGGGCGAGCCAAACTCCTGTCTCCTGTATCCTGATTCCTCACACCCGTGTCAGGATACAGGAGGAAGGAGTCAGGAGACACGGGCGAGCCAAGCTCCTGTCTCCTGTATCCTGTCTCCTCACACTCTTGGAATAGATCCATCTACCAGCTACTATCTACTATCTACCAACTACCATCTACCCCACCATCCAATGTCCCACCGCCCATCTCTTTCTCTCGGAATAGAGGAAGAATTCATGATCATCGATCCCCGGACGCGCGAGTTGAAATCGCACATCCAGGAAATCATCGACGCGGGGAGGCAGGTACTGCACGAAGCAATCAAGCCCGAGCTGCATCAGTCCGTCGTCGAAATCGGGACAGGTATCTGCCGCGACGTCGCGCAGGCGCGGGCCGAGATGACGGCCAGGCGCCGCGATCTTGCGCAGCTCGCCATCTCGCGCGGACTGCGCATCGGCGCGGCGGGCACACATCCGATTTCGCGCTGGGAGGATCAGACGATCACCGAGAACCTGCGCTACAAGCAGGTGGTGGAAGACATGCAGATGGTTGCGCGCGCCAACCTGATTTTCGGATTACACGTTCATGTGGGAATCGAGAACCGGCAGACCGCGATCGAGGTGATGAACGAGGCGCGGTACTTCATACCGCATCTGCTCGCGCTCTCGACCAACTCGCCGTTCTGGCAGCGGCGCAGGACGGGTCTCAAGTCGTACCGTCTGAAAGTGTTCGACAAATTCCCGCGCACAGGCATACCCGAGTACTTCTCGAGCTACGGCGAATTCGAACGGTTTGTCGATCTGCTCGTGCGCACCAACAGCATCGACGACGGCAAGAAGATCTGGTGGGACATACGCCCGCATCCACATTTCGACACACTCGAATTCCGCGTGTGCGACATCCCGATGCGCATCGACGAAACAATCGCCATCGCTGCGCTCATTCAGGCGATTGTGGCAAAGATATGGGCGCTGCGCGAACGGAATTTCGGCTTCCGCCTGTACCGCCGCGACCTCCTGATGGAGAACAAATGGCGCGCGTCGCGATACGGCATACAGGGCAAGCTGATAGATTTCGGCCGCGAGATCGAAGTGCCCTTCGCCGAACTCGTCGACGAGCTGCTGGAATTTGTCGACGATGTGCTCGACGAACTCGGCAGCAGATCCGAAGTCGGATACATCCGCGACATCATGCGCCACGGCAGCGGCGCCGACCGCCAGCTCGCCGTCTTCGATCAAACCGAAAACTACGAAGCCGTCGTCGATTACATCATCACCGAAACCCATCACGGACTCGGGCTGCTACTCGGTAGTTAGTAGATGGTAGATGGTAGTTGGTAGATAGGTAGAGAAGTCGCTCGGTATACAGCAGTTTGATCGGATCGCAGCACCGTACGAAAATCTCCCAACTCCCTACTCCCCACTCCCCCGTCCCCCGTCCCCACTCCCCCGTCCCCATTCCCACAATGCCCATCCGTACCATCGACCACATCCTCGCCGCCGGGTATCCTGACGACTTCCGGCAGGGCGCAGAAAACGCCATCGGCATATGCCTGCGTCTCGCGCCCGGGGAGTTATGTACAATCATCACCGACGAGGCCACGCTGCCGATCGGGGCCAGCCTGGCGGACGCCGTACATCGGCGCGGCAATCCGCTGGTCGTGTTTGTGCTCGAGGATTTTGGGCCACGGCCCATGACCGACCTGCCCGAGGAAATACTCGCCTCGCTGTCGCGCACCGACGTCAGTGTGTACGCATGCCGGGCGCAGGCGGGCGAACTCGCGCACCGCATCGGCATGATGCGTCTGATCGACACCGTGAAACCGCGGCACGGACACATGGTCAACATCAACGCGCGTATCATGGTTGAGGGCATGCGCGCCGACTTCGAAGCCGTCGACCGGCTCAGCACGCGGCTGCACTCCCTCGCCGTCGCGGCGCGGATCATCACCGCAACAACGCCACGCGGCACCGACCTGACCGTGCAGTTGTCGCCGACGCTGCGCTGGCTGAAGACGAGCGGCATCATCACCCGCGAGAAATGGGGAAACCTCCCGGGCGGAGAGATTTTCACCTCGCCCGCGCGTGTGGACGGCGTCTTTGTTGTGGACGGTGTTGTGGGCGACTGGCTCTGCGAAAAGTACGGCGATCTGCGCGACACACCGTTGCACATCACAATCGAGAACAGCCGCATCGTGTCCACCGCCTGCGCGAACAACACGCTGCTCGAAGATTTCCGCGCCTACACCCGCACCGATGAGAACTCGAACCGTGTCGGCGAATTTGCCATCGGCACCAACATCGCGCTGACCGGCGTGATCGGCCACATACTGCAGGACGAAAAAATTCCCGGCGTACACATCGCCTTCGGTCATCCCTACACAGAACACACAGGCGCCGACTGGCGCTCCACCACGCACATCGACGTCGTGGCCCGCAACTTCGACATCGCCTTCGACGGCCACCCCGTCATGCGTGCCGGCGTCTTTCTCGATTTCGCCGAGTAGGCCTTCGGGACAGCGGGAGAGCGGGACAGCGGGACAGCGGGACAGCGGGAGAGCGGGACAGCGGGACAGCGGGACAGCGGGACAGCGGGACAGCGGGACAGCGGGAACAAATTTTCTGATGTGGCGTATAACAGTTGGTGTCTGCGAGAAGGAAAAATATCGACAGGGTACACCAACTGTTGGTGTATGCACGTGGGATGGCAGGGGCGGATCAGATATTCGAAATCTCAACGCGACTGCCGACCCTTGAACGATTTGCCTTGGTTGATCAAATACGGCGATCCAGCAGATCAGTTTGCGCGAATCTCGCAGAAGCATGGGCCAAGCGACAGTATCGAGCTGCCTTCATCG
Coding sequences within it:
- a CDS encoding carboxylate-amine ligase, with the protein product MSHRPSLSLGIEEEFMIIDPRTRELKSHIQEIIDAGRQVLHEAIKPELHQSVVEIGTGICRDVAQARAEMTARRRDLAQLAISRGLRIGAAGTHPISRWEDQTITENLRYKQVVEDMQMVARANLIFGLHVHVGIENRQTAIEVMNEARYFIPHLLALSTNSPFWQRRRTGLKSYRLKVFDKFPRTGIPEYFSSYGEFERFVDLLVRTNSIDDGKKIWWDIRPHPHFDTLEFRVCDIPMRIDETIAIAALIQAIVAKIWALRERNFGFRLYRRDLLMENKWRASRYGIQGKLIDFGREIEVPFAELVDELLEFVDDVLDELGSRSEVGYIRDIMRHGSGADRQLAVFDQTENYEAVVDYIITETHHGLGLLLGS
- a CDS encoding aminopeptidase — its product is MPIRTIDHILAAGYPDDFRQGAENAIGICLRLAPGELCTIITDEATLPIGASLADAVHRRGNPLVVFVLEDFGPRPMTDLPEEILASLSRTDVSVYACRAQAGELAHRIGMMRLIDTVKPRHGHMVNINARIMVEGMRADFEAVDRLSTRLHSLAVAARIITATTPRGTDLTVQLSPTLRWLKTSGIITREKWGNLPGGEIFTSPARVDGVFVVDGVVGDWLCEKYGDLRDTPLHITIENSRIVSTACANNTLLEDFRAYTRTDENSNRVGEFAIGTNIALTGVIGHILQDEKIPGVHIAFGHPYTEHTGADWRSTTHIDVVARNFDIAFDGHPVMRAGVFLDFAE
- a CDS encoding AAA family ATPase, with the protein product MTECPGYEIHEVLHRSARGSVARCVRTRDGADVIVKQFRLRAVAYEEFAMRVREYELLRRFDRDEIASALSYERFPDRHALILRDTGGSSLDRELRAGPLAPARAADMAADMLRALDALHSEGIVHLDINPSNIIVSGNGTPAQLVDFDQAGFTGSITDTASRRPRDVSAAAYFSPEQTGRTRTPVDNRSDLYSFGVTLFEALTATRPFTSDDASELFHLHLAKTPPRVTDLRPELPDALADFVARLLEKSPSARFPSARAAGEALDPLLRELGSRRRGVFPDAAPAAVVPRFPDTLFGRDAVITWIERAAVRSSEGAREMILLTGEPGIGKTAVLHRSTWVMRGEYSVFALGRFDAGLDTAPYSGLKQALRVVALAILGLEERRLRRVRAQLRAAAGSNAATLLHFLPELETVLGAVNDAPGADIDAARRVSHALRAFLRVASAHLHLVLALDDLHNADAASVELLGAVLTDEDARLLILAACDEARMDEAPGLSALVRAAEGGDTAYVFSKQQLGGLTEPAIHSLLCEALGANPDEIAPLARLMQIRTGGSPLEIAQLLQTLHAQGALRHDTSEGRWVWDAARVSATPSGSSAAARIALLPAASRELLWWCACAGMDCDAAVLAVTLPAPLPAVLLDLQPLLRAGLLLPDGEVRAILREEYSSAPATFLSGTYDMRYRFAHESLRQSVLNADPQRDVVRARLRIGRAMLRAAGSTPRDDVVFDIAAHLHAAAFLIDDEQERLGLVRLSLRAARFVRRNGAADAAVELLRRAEQVVESCPGDDGRALARDVQRELAEGEYQLGQLADAEQRYHGLLARAAGDGEYFDIVSRLILLCTSAGRYGDAIDLAARGLARLGAEIPTAVSERAAFMTLRARLPELMRTDIEGLVHLPDVRDENKRHVTTLLEHAGAAALLTRPPLYALMCLEIASISMQHGNTAASSYGYSGLAALYGAMDQAGSVPLELAEAGIAVARRFADVAAESRSLMMSGGFVHHWFKPAAGAQPLLETSHRLAMESGNRVFAGYSVLLLTYSQFFTGLKLEELLRQCERHADILEQCGETRGLLTMRYLRQIVVSLLGRTSGPGILDDDTFDTFVVEAAMQSAATRLPYLVASVNRMRHFCVLGRFEDVSALADTIAPLLPLASGMIVIAEYHFYRGLAAAVLLQDQGESAAAARLRTVVLRSLRRLEGWMRRCPANFEDKWTLITAELAAAAGDTQAQALYDRAVNAARNAGFLHMEALACERAARHAIERGDEERAHGLLLEAVGAYEAWGALPKAAELRAREERRIASAVDSGRASREGRPTTMVNLDTESLLQAVQAISSEIMLPELMRTLMRIVLRHAGAERGALLSERQGDWRIDAEATINSDTVRLVQGAPLSTESGILASVVRSVARTGEVLVLQGPALDPYRHDPAYIGCRPRSVLCLPLRARGALLGILYLDHCGTEDVFPDDILAPLRLLTQQIAISLHNAQLYRRLEDALDIARDAEQARRDAEAHRRISEVEQQKNREIQVAYDELQMRQQQLIHAEKMASLGELTAGVAHEIQNPMNFMITFADVSRELLGDLSMLLQNPAVHLGAASDDVRAILADLDENNAHIRNHGQRVASIVRGMELHARKTSGAREDVPLRGLLEDAVQLAVHGQLADTDAAAVEVERKLPPADLIVHADAQGLVRVFLNLLQNAFHAAKTRHQRDGTAPCVAVSAQRTPAGVEITIDDSGGGVPAELREKVFQPFFTTKPSGTGTGLGLSLSYEIVVKGHRGALRVEDGPLGGARFVVVLPAE